The Spartinivicinus poritis genome has a window encoding:
- a CDS encoding 2OG-Fe dioxygenase family protein: MINGVISVMGERFNRFDVIDLERVADIEARVDYSCNTHKLMTITSKKLKALYPYWHEMPRDPYLAGGYRQRCLSRFKCENNKLYLLQPTAVYQTRENNRVFGDLSRRFKPLKPELVFHSSFIALVKLFISNLPESPVGKVLWVHQIRINVSSSLPGKPVPEGIHRDERLYVGIAVVNKQGVSGEETQLFKSKDEAPIWQQTLAVNQLLMFNDQLLYHNTTDFLTVAPQGGYRDIFILALSELEQGVL, from the coding sequence ATGATCAATGGAGTGATTAGTGTAATGGGAGAGCGCTTCAATAGGTTTGATGTGATTGATTTAGAGAGAGTTGCTGATATAGAAGCAAGAGTTGACTATAGCTGTAATACTCACAAGTTAATGACTATTACTAGTAAAAAGTTAAAAGCATTATATCCTTACTGGCATGAGATGCCGCGAGATCCCTATTTGGCTGGTGGGTATCGACAGCGCTGTCTTAGTCGCTTTAAGTGCGAAAATAATAAGCTTTATCTATTGCAACCAACTGCAGTATACCAAACTAGAGAGAATAATCGGGTTTTTGGTGATTTATCCAGGCGATTTAAACCATTAAAACCGGAGTTGGTCTTCCATAGTAGTTTTATTGCTCTAGTTAAACTATTTATTAGTAATTTACCTGAATCACCAGTAGGTAAAGTTCTATGGGTGCACCAAATCCGAATCAATGTATCGTCTTCATTGCCAGGTAAGCCTGTACCTGAAGGTATTCATCGAGATGAACGGTTATATGTAGGTATAGCCGTTGTCAACAAGCAAGGGGTCTCAGGTGAGGAGACTCAATTGTTTAAAAGTAAAGATGAAGCTCCTATTTGGCAGCAAACCTTGGCAGTTAACCAGTTACTGATGTTTAATGATCAATTGCTTTATCACAATACAACAGATTTTTTAACAGTTGCTCCTCAAGGTGGCTATCGTGATATAT